A single genomic interval of Chryseobacterium paludis harbors:
- a CDS encoding ASCH domain-containing protein: MLFKEVHLQGIKSGKITLAFRNWQKASVKTGSLLHTSIGLVKIHNIETVNENDITDEDALNAGFIDKKDLQKSFKNNSTGILFKIKVSYHSTDPRIKLREQSELSQQQFTDLTKKLERMDQFSKHGSWTKSVLCTIKENPKLHAIGIANLTGFEKEWLKLNIRKLKNLGLTISHLVGYELSPLGNEYLKKIECYGK, encoded by the coding sequence ATGCTGTTTAAGGAAGTACATCTGCAAGGTATCAAATCTGGAAAAATTACATTGGCTTTTCGCAACTGGCAAAAGGCTTCTGTAAAGACTGGAAGCCTTTTACATACTTCTATCGGCTTAGTTAAAATCCATAACATTGAAACCGTGAATGAAAATGATATAACCGATGAAGATGCTTTAAATGCAGGTTTTATTGATAAAAAGGATTTGCAAAAATCGTTTAAGAACAACAGCACAGGAATACTTTTTAAAATAAAAGTAAGTTATCATTCCACAGATCCGCGTATTAAGTTAAGAGAACAATCGGAACTGTCACAACAGCAATTTACAGATCTGACAAAAAAGCTGGAGCGCATGGATCAATTCAGTAAACATGGATCCTGGACAAAATCTGTTTTATGTACTATAAAAGAAAATCCTAAGCTTCACGCAATTGGAATTGCAAATTTGACGGGATTTGAAAAAGAGTGGCTTAAACTTAATATTCGAAAACTAAAGAATCTGGGTCTAACGATAAGTCATCTGGTAGGTTATGAACTTTCACCATTAGGAAATGAATATCTTAAAAAGATTGAGTGCTATGGAAAATAG
- a CDS encoding oxidoreductase has product MSVSDLFKPLTLLHGPAMRNRFMLTPLTSQQSDHDGTASKYDQLWMEQLSKGGYGLIQTSAATVEAGAIAFEHQLGIHSDKHLPGLIQMATAIREGGTLSAVQSSEFKILETEIIPKWGKKPTIESGILQHECELLNQQFTNYLSNQ; this is encoded by the coding sequence ATGTCTGTTTCTGATCTATTTAAACCACTCACTCTGCTGCATGGTCCGGCAATGAGAAACCGTTTCATGCTGACTCCATTAACCAGCCAGCAAAGTGATCATGATGGTACCGCATCAAAATATGACCAATTGTGGATGGAACAGCTTTCAAAAGGTGGTTATGGATTGATACAAACCAGTGCCGCTACTGTGGAGGCGGGAGCCATTGCATTTGAGCATCAGTTGGGTATTCACAGTGACAAGCATCTGCCCGGATTGATCCAAATGGCTACAGCTATTCGAGAAGGAGGTACATTATCTGCAGTACAATCTTCGGAGTTTAAAATCCTGGAGACTGAAATCATTCCAAAATGGGGTAAAAAACCTACAATTGAATCAGGAATATTGCAACATGAATGTGAACTCCTGAATCAGCAATTTACAAATTATCTATCCAATCAATAA
- the gndA gene encoding NADP-dependent phosphogluconate dehydrogenase, translated as MERYNYGMVGLGVMGRNLLYNIADNGFSIAGFDLDKEKVKELEEGATSEMKVKGTGTLEDFVSALETPRKIILMVPAGKPVDAVLESITPLLSSGDIVIDAGNSYFEDTNRRIADLASKNLHFMGMGVSGGEKGARTGPSIMPGGDVEAFHLLKPMLEAISAKVDQEACTAYMGKGSAGNYVKMVHNGIEYAIMQLISEAYDLLKRGAKLNNEQLYEVFRDWNNGDMNSFLIEITRDIFQQRDSLTDNYLVDQILDKAGAKGTGKWTSEQAMEIGVSIPTIDIAVTSRILSAYKDERIQASGLYSEKEITSPEDINIFIKEVGDALYLATLISYAQGLSLLVKASDEYHFEIPLKDVVKIWRGGCIIRSVLLEKFYSAYTRNPNLSNILLDKEISVIVKEKVNSLRKTAAFAALNGISSLGIQTALGYFDAYTTESLPVNLIQAQRDYFGAHTYQRIDREGVFHTSWESTNN; from the coding sequence ATGGAGAGATATAATTACGGGATGGTTGGTCTCGGAGTAATGGGGAGAAATCTTCTTTATAATATTGCTGATAATGGGTTTTCAATCGCAGGATTTGACCTTGATAAAGAGAAGGTAAAAGAACTTGAAGAAGGTGCAACTTCAGAAATGAAAGTAAAAGGTACAGGAACACTAGAAGATTTTGTATCTGCGCTAGAAACCCCAAGAAAAATCATTCTTATGGTTCCTGCAGGGAAACCAGTTGATGCAGTCCTGGAAAGCATTACACCACTTTTAAGCAGTGGGGATATCGTTATTGATGCTGGTAATTCTTATTTCGAAGATACCAACAGGCGTATTGCTGATTTAGCATCAAAAAATCTACACTTTATGGGAATGGGAGTTTCAGGAGGTGAAAAAGGTGCAAGAACAGGACCTAGCATTATGCCAGGTGGAGATGTGGAAGCTTTCCATCTTCTTAAGCCAATGCTTGAAGCCATTTCTGCAAAAGTTGATCAGGAAGCTTGTACAGCTTATATGGGAAAAGGTTCTGCCGGAAACTATGTGAAAATGGTACACAATGGAATTGAATATGCCATTATGCAGCTTATCAGTGAGGCTTATGATTTACTGAAAAGAGGAGCTAAATTAAATAATGAGCAGCTATACGAAGTTTTTAGAGACTGGAACAATGGTGATATGAACTCATTTCTGATCGAGATCACGCGAGATATTTTTCAACAGAGGGATTCATTAACGGATAATTATCTTGTAGATCAGATTTTAGATAAAGCGGGAGCAAAAGGAACTGGAAAATGGACTTCAGAACAAGCTATGGAAATTGGTGTTTCTATCCCAACAATAGATATTGCTGTTACATCGAGAATTTTATCAGCATATAAAGATGAAAGAATTCAGGCTTCTGGGTTATATTCAGAAAAAGAAATTACAAGTCCGGAGGATATCAATATATTTATCAAGGAAGTGGGAGATGCCCTTTATTTGGCTACTTTAATCAGCTATGCACAAGGTTTATCTTTATTGGTGAAAGCGTCTGATGAATATCATTTTGAGATTCCATTAAAGGACGTTGTGAAAATTTGGAGAGGAGGCTGTATTATTCGTTCAGTTCTGTTAGAAAAGTTTTATTCGGCATATACCAGGAATCCTAATCTTTCCAATATTTTATTGGATAAAGAGATCTCAGTCATTGTTAAAGAAAAAGTTAATTCATTGCGAAAAACAGCTGCGTTTGCTGCCTTAAATGGAATTTCAAGTTTAGGAATTCAGACTGCTTTAGGTTATTTTGATGCCTATACCACGGAATCGTTGCCAGTAAATCTAATCCAGGCTCAACGTGATTATTTTGGAGCACATACCTATCAGCGGATTGATAGAGAAGGTGTTTTTCATACTTCTTGGGAAAGTACAAATAACTAA
- a CDS encoding AraC family transcriptional regulator, with product MEDQSKNFCSKLISYTVQRDISVDQLLLSSNITLKELTNSKKPLSPKQIDNLWINAVTMTKDNMFGLHLGESLQLQALGIVGEIIKTSKTVGEALMNAAPLTRLITTSVELSIFKDDHHFSIAFIPLNPSWHKNIVDIQIVDLLMVLVIHELNGLLFKKLYPSSVSFARPLENPDEYERVLRCKPQDNAKINQISFDLSYWDERIITANHEHQKLLLSQSGIWQNNVITEPLFKDRVYNYIRANSYLKMITLEDLAGNFNLSTRTLQRKLKIEEINFQQLADEARKNLALMYLKNDSFQVTEISIMLGYNELSAFIRAFKRWTGMSPAHYQKTLRQSLKEVSSY from the coding sequence ATGGAAGACCAATCTAAAAATTTCTGCTCAAAATTAATCAGCTACACAGTTCAGCGAGATATTTCTGTGGATCAGCTACTCCTTTCTTCAAACATCACTCTAAAGGAACTGACCAATTCAAAAAAGCCACTTAGCCCCAAACAAATTGATAATCTATGGATTAATGCAGTTACCATGACCAAGGATAATATGTTTGGCCTTCATCTTGGAGAATCCTTACAGTTGCAGGCTCTTGGAATAGTAGGAGAAATTATCAAAACAAGCAAAACTGTAGGTGAAGCACTGATGAATGCTGCTCCACTTACCCGCTTGATCACAACGTCAGTCGAACTTAGTATTTTCAAGGATGATCATCATTTCTCTATAGCTTTTATCCCTCTCAACCCTTCTTGGCATAAGAACATTGTCGACATACAAATAGTCGATCTTTTAATGGTTTTGGTGATACATGAACTTAATGGATTATTATTTAAAAAGCTTTATCCCAGCTCCGTCAGCTTTGCCAGACCATTGGAGAATCCTGACGAATATGAGCGTGTTCTACGTTGCAAACCTCAGGACAATGCAAAAATCAACCAGATTTCATTTGATCTGTCTTATTGGGATGAAAGAATTATAACTGCCAATCACGAACATCAAAAACTTCTGCTCAGCCAATCAGGTATTTGGCAAAATAATGTTATTACCGAGCCATTATTTAAAGACCGTGTGTACAATTATATACGTGCAAACTCTTATCTGAAAATGATTACCCTGGAAGATCTCGCAGGTAACTTCAACCTCAGTACACGAACTCTTCAGCGTAAATTAAAAATTGAAGAAATTAATTTTCAGCAGCTTGCTGATGAAGCGCGTAAAAACCTGGCTTTAATGTATCTTAAAAATGATTCTTTTCAAGTAACTGAAATATCCATTATGCTAGGTTATAATGAATTAAGTGCATTTATACGTGCATTCAAACGATGGACAGGAATGTCCCCTGCACATTATCAAAAAACGTTACGCCAATCACTAAAAGAAGTTTCTTCTTATTAA
- the pgl gene encoding 6-phosphogluconolactonase, giving the protein MNITIFEDLEKLYRKAADTFVDLSKKSIQKNNRFVVALSGGSSPKAIFNLLATQEYAEKIEWNKVYFFWVDERWVPLDDDKSNARMTFETLLDKVPVNRDQIFPMYQDGILPEDYAKVYEQQIRSVLGDKGIFDFILLGMGDDGHTASLFPGESVLDENEKWVSAYYLKPQEMFRITLTAPLINKAENILVVAFGESKKQALNEVLNGEYNPKLYPLQLIEKKEGFLFFTDEKAKG; this is encoded by the coding sequence ATGAATATTACCATATTTGAAGATCTGGAAAAATTATATAGAAAGGCAGCTGATACATTTGTTGATCTTTCAAAAAAATCTATTCAGAAAAACAATCGTTTTGTTGTAGCATTAAGTGGAGGTTCTTCTCCTAAAGCAATTTTTAATTTGTTGGCAACGCAAGAATATGCAGAAAAAATTGAATGGAATAAGGTGTACTTCTTTTGGGTAGATGAGCGATGGGTTCCTCTGGATGATGATAAAAGCAATGCACGGATGACTTTCGAAACCCTTCTTGATAAAGTTCCGGTGAATAGAGATCAGATTTTTCCAATGTATCAGGACGGAATACTTCCTGAGGATTATGCTAAAGTATATGAGCAACAGATCAGAAGTGTTCTTGGAGATAAAGGTATTTTTGATTTTATCCTTCTAGGAATGGGAGATGACGGGCATACTGCCTCTTTATTTCCAGGTGAAAGTGTTTTGGATGAAAATGAAAAATGGGTCTCTGCGTATTATCTGAAACCTCAGGAAATGTTCAGGATCACTTTAACTGCACCATTGATCAATAAAGCTGAAAATATACTGGTCGTTGCATTTGGTGAGTCAAAAAAACAGGCATTGAATGAGGTGTTAAATGGAGAATACAATCCTAAATTGTATCCACTACAGCTTATTGAGAAAAAGGAAGGATTTCTGTTTTTTACAGATGAAAAAGCAAAAGGCTGA
- the zwf gene encoding glucose-6-phosphate dehydrogenase encodes MNENKILKPTTIIIFGATGDLAKRKLFPAFYNLYIDGRMPKGFNILALGRADNTNEYFKNYIKENLENFSRKKITSEDWAGFQAHITYFQHQLDEESSYKNLYQKLEDFDMVYGTRGNRLFYLSIGPDFVSTISNHIKNASLASDSKKDRIIIEKPFGHDKQSAIELNSLLAQTFEEEQIYRIDHYLGKETVQNILAFRFGNSIFEPLWDHKYIESVQITVAEEVGVETRGAFYEQTGALRDMVQNHLLQILCMVAMEPPASVESGEIRDRKVDVLRSIRRISSDQVDHYAVRGQYGKGVINGVEAKGYHQEDGIAGDSNTETFVAVKFYLDNERWQDVPFYVRTGKKMKEKHSYITIQFKPLPHSTFSESSQHLSANRLIINIQPLMDIRLQFMAKKPGLSLVLKPVEMIFDNLACQEDTPEAYETLLLDALIGDLTLFMRSDQVEEAWDVVKTIQEAWENNKESSFPNYEAGSWGPKESIALVERQGHSWV; translated from the coding sequence ATGAACGAAAATAAAATCCTAAAACCAACGACGATAATCATTTTTGGTGCTACTGGAGATTTGGCAAAAAGAAAACTTTTCCCGGCATTTTATAATTTATATATAGATGGCAGGATGCCCAAAGGCTTTAATATCCTGGCACTGGGAAGGGCGGATAATACCAACGAATATTTTAAAAATTACATTAAAGAAAATCTTGAAAATTTTTCACGGAAAAAAATAACTTCAGAAGATTGGGCAGGTTTCCAAGCTCATATTACCTATTTTCAACATCAGTTGGATGAGGAGAGTTCCTATAAGAACCTGTATCAGAAATTAGAGGATTTTGATATGGTCTATGGAACAAGAGGGAACAGGTTGTTTTATTTATCGATCGGACCTGATTTTGTTTCCACTATTTCCAATCACATTAAAAATGCCTCATTAGCTTCTGATTCTAAAAAAGATCGTATCATCATTGAGAAACCTTTTGGTCATGATAAACAATCGGCGATAGAACTCAATAGTCTTTTGGCACAAACATTTGAAGAAGAACAAATTTACCGTATTGATCATTATTTGGGAAAAGAGACGGTACAAAATATATTGGCTTTTAGATTTGGAAATTCTATTTTTGAACCATTATGGGATCATAAATATATAGAATCGGTACAGATTACAGTTGCCGAAGAAGTGGGCGTTGAAACTAGGGGAGCTTTCTACGAGCAGACCGGAGCATTACGGGATATGGTTCAAAATCATTTATTACAGATTCTGTGTATGGTTGCTATGGAGCCTCCTGCTTCAGTAGAATCGGGTGAGATCCGAGATCGCAAAGTGGATGTCCTTAGGTCAATTCGCAGGATTTCATCTGATCAGGTTGATCATTATGCAGTAAGAGGTCAATATGGAAAAGGGGTTATAAACGGAGTTGAGGCTAAAGGTTATCATCAGGAAGATGGGATTGCCGGGGATTCTAATACAGAGACTTTTGTAGCTGTAAAATTCTATCTGGATAATGAAAGATGGCAGGATGTTCCTTTCTACGTTCGTACCGGAAAAAAAATGAAAGAGAAGCATTCTTATATTACCATTCAGTTTAAGCCACTCCCACATTCCACATTTTCAGAGAGTTCTCAACACTTATCAGCTAACAGACTTATTATCAATATTCAGCCACTGATGGATATTAGACTTCAGTTTATGGCAAAAAAACCGGGACTTTCATTGGTTTTAAAGCCGGTTGAAATGATTTTTGATAATTTGGCCTGTCAGGAAGATACTCCTGAAGCCTATGAAACATTATTGCTGGATGCACTTATAGGTGATCTTACTTTATTTATGCGTTCTGATCAGGTAGAAGAAGCCTGGGATGTTGTAAAAACCATACAGGAAGCCTGGGAAAATAATAAAGAGTCATCTTTTCCAAACTATGAAGCAGGAAGTTGGGGACCAAAAGAAAGTATTGCATTGGTTGAAAGACAAGGTCACAGCTGGGTGTAA
- a CDS encoding prevent-host-death protein encodes MNYKLALNTQEPNSNIVFNTIIFDSFKINIIERYAGSMSSHPKLCEVIFKVRTLDDNLIEKRDGNTRVKITGSDFEAYLKLTQKLNSYEYKNKLINRKDSEQDYVHFILGLVISNYNLN; translated from the coding sequence ATGAACTACAAACTTGCGCTTAATACGCAGGAGCCTAACTCTAACATTGTTTTTAATACAATTATATTTGATTCATTCAAGATTAATATAATTGAGAGGTATGCTGGATCAATGAGTTCTCATCCAAAATTATGCGAAGTTATATTTAAGGTCAGAACTTTAGATGATAATCTGATTGAAAAAAGAGATGGTAATACAAGGGTAAAAATCACAGGTAGCGATTTCGAAGCCTATCTGAAATTAACTCAAAAACTGAATTCATACGAATATAAAAACAAACTGATCAATAGAAAAGACAGCGAGCAGGATTATGTTCATTTTATTCTGGGTTTGGTAATTTCTAATTATAATCTCAATTAG
- a CDS encoding nuclear transport factor 2 family protein yields the protein MELIESQAPIDVVSRYYLALGARNIEMIMKLFPEKLDWYVPGNETIAPWLGHRKTSSQVRAFFELLWQNTKPVSAKIDHIVTDGNVVLSSGSFETIMIKTGQNFRSLFFTEIMIIDGLIVKYTLLEDTFGLVKALDQ from the coding sequence ATGGAATTAATTGAAAGCCAAGCCCCAATCGATGTCGTTTCAAGATATTATTTAGCATTGGGAGCACGTAATATTGAAATGATAATGAAACTGTTCCCTGAAAAGCTGGACTGGTATGTTCCAGGTAACGAAACAATTGCACCTTGGTTGGGACACAGAAAAACCAGTAGTCAGGTAAGAGCGTTTTTTGAGCTTTTATGGCAAAATACAAAACCCGTTTCTGCAAAAATTGATCATATAGTAACCGATGGAAATGTAGTACTTAGTTCAGGAAGTTTTGAAACAATTATGATTAAAACTGGTCAAAATTTCAGATCACTATTCTTCACTGAAATAATGATTATTGATGGGCTGATTGTAAAATATACCTTGCTGGAAGACACTTTTGGATTAGTAAAAGCTTTAGATCAATAA
- the pncA gene encoding bifunctional nicotinamidase/pyrazinamidase, which yields MNALIIIDVQYDFLPGGALAVNHGDEIVQTINELQSKYDLVVATQDWHPIGHKSFFTSHPDKKPFEEISLNGLNQVLWPEHCIQGTKGAELVPELSTNAIEAIFRKGMDKEIDSYSGFFDNGRKKSTGMADYLKGRGVTEVAVCGVAADFCVYYTANDALDLGFKSSIIENASKPIDLERYERVKKDFQSKGGTVI from the coding sequence ATGAATGCTTTAATTATTATCGACGTACAGTATGATTTTTTACCGGGAGGCGCACTAGCTGTTAACCATGGTGATGAAATTGTACAAACAATTAACGAGTTACAGTCAAAATATGATCTCGTAGTAGCCACGCAAGATTGGCACCCAATAGGGCATAAAAGTTTTTTTACCTCCCATCCGGATAAAAAACCTTTTGAAGAAATATCATTAAACGGATTAAATCAGGTGCTTTGGCCAGAGCACTGTATCCAAGGAACAAAAGGAGCTGAATTGGTTCCAGAACTTTCAACGAATGCTATTGAAGCTATTTTTAGAAAGGGGATGGATAAAGAAATTGATAGCTACAGTGGCTTTTTTGATAATGGTAGGAAAAAATCTACAGGCATGGCCGATTATCTTAAAGGTAGAGGAGTTACAGAGGTGGCAGTTTGCGGTGTGGCAGCTGATTTTTGTGTGTATTATACAGCTAATGATGCCTTAGATTTAGGCTTTAAATCAAGCATTATAGAGAACGCCTCTAAGCCGATAGATTTAGAAAGATATGAGCGTGTTAAGAAAGATTTTCAATCGAAAGGAGGAACTGTGATTTAA
- a CDS encoding type VI secretion system Vgr family protein → MKRSISNSERISENNIAGINRVIKLDIVIDGHIIKHFKHFRLEQSAKKHHDFELILAHDSLGKAQNHNLLDSQKFLGQRLTVTFRYKDAENESPERSFVGLITKVAFSQDKMSLGNVILRGKSPTILMDSAPHTQSFGGDQSVNTGIIAENVIKETLGSASGKFDFNVDSRNKSYINYSAQYNETHYNYLARIAEAYGEQFYYDGYVLRFGNLPPSEKPVKLVYGSNVTDVQVEMNAVHTKPQFFGYDSIGNTKMLSTSTNIQHLGELASNAYQLNDNIFTSQSLTPAPINANISLDVDQSQKSAAGSAAVQVFTVSGNTTVPFLYPGCTADIEMRKPDTNQTSHFTKLMITEATHEVDARGYYTGSFEAIADGTGFMPKPQFETPNAVPQIATVISNTDPLNQGRIKVRFDWQQNNTTHFIRMMSPDAGGTDQITQNRGFVAVPEVGDQVMIGFEYNHPDFPFAMGGMFHGQVALGGGIENHIKSIQTRSGNKVIFNDTEGSIFIEDPSGNSYFMDGKGNITVSAPKNMTFIAGENLMINVGQNMSTTVGADQSNIVGMNKTESVTMNDTQSVGAMKITSVVGDASMMITGKLTEIIDGDVHSETKKERNEVSEGKIITQSTGTNEQHSDKTVKNNSSEKGNNF, encoded by the coding sequence ATGAAAAGAAGTATTTCCAACTCAGAAAGAATTTCAGAGAATAACATCGCAGGTATAAACCGTGTAATCAAGTTGGATATCGTTATAGATGGCCATATAATCAAGCATTTTAAACATTTCAGACTAGAACAGAGTGCCAAAAAACACCATGATTTTGAGTTAATTTTAGCGCATGATTCTTTAGGTAAAGCACAAAATCATAACCTTTTGGATAGTCAAAAGTTCTTAGGACAGCGTTTGACCGTAACATTTAGGTATAAGGATGCCGAAAATGAGAGCCCAGAAAGAAGTTTTGTGGGGCTTATTACAAAAGTAGCCTTCAGCCAGGATAAGATGAGTCTGGGCAATGTTATTTTAAGAGGAAAAAGCCCTACTATCCTAATGGATTCTGCCCCTCATACACAAAGTTTCGGAGGGGATCAATCTGTAAACACAGGGATTATTGCCGAAAACGTTATCAAAGAAACATTAGGTTCAGCTTCAGGGAAATTTGATTTTAATGTAGACAGCCGGAATAAGAGTTATATCAATTACAGTGCTCAATACAATGAAACCCACTATAATTACCTGGCAAGGATTGCAGAGGCTTATGGAGAGCAGTTTTATTATGATGGGTATGTTCTGCGCTTTGGAAATCTTCCTCCTTCAGAGAAACCGGTAAAGCTTGTTTATGGAAGCAATGTAACTGATGTGCAAGTTGAGATGAATGCGGTACATACCAAACCCCAATTTTTTGGATATGACAGTATCGGCAACACAAAAATGTTAAGTACATCTACAAACATTCAGCACCTTGGCGAGTTAGCTTCAAATGCTTACCAGTTGAATGATAATATTTTTACAAGTCAGTCATTAACTCCGGCTCCTATTAATGCTAATATTTCATTAGATGTAGATCAGTCTCAAAAAAGCGCAGCAGGAAGTGCAGCTGTCCAGGTTTTTACGGTTTCAGGAAATACCACAGTCCCATTTTTATATCCGGGATGTACTGCAGATATTGAAATGAGAAAGCCGGACACAAACCAAACCTCGCATTTTACGAAATTAATGATCACAGAAGCCACTCACGAAGTAGATGCAAGAGGATATTATACAGGATCGTTTGAAGCGATAGCCGATGGAACCGGTTTTATGCCCAAACCTCAATTTGAAACACCCAATGCAGTGCCTCAAATTGCAACAGTCATTTCTAATACCGACCCTCTCAATCAAGGCCGCATCAAGGTACGTTTCGATTGGCAGCAAAATAATACGACCCATTTTATCCGGATGATGAGCCCCGATGCAGGAGGTACTGATCAGATTACTCAGAATAGAGGATTTGTAGCAGTTCCAGAAGTTGGAGATCAGGTTATGATAGGCTTCGAATATAATCATCCCGATTTTCCTTTCGCAATGGGTGGAATGTTTCATGGTCAGGTAGCTCTGGGTGGAGGAATTGAAAATCATATTAAATCCATTCAGACAAGAAGTGGTAATAAAGTAATCTTTAATGATACTGAAGGAAGTATCTTTATTGAAGATCCTAGTGGCAATTCCTATTTTATGGATGGCAAAGGGAATATTACAGTAAGTGCTCCCAAAAATATGACCTTTATAGCAGGAGAAAATCTCATGATTAATGTAGGGCAAAATATGAGCACTACTGTAGGTGCCGATCAAAGTAATATAGTGGGGATGAATAAAACCGAATCTGTTACAATGAATGACACACAAAGTGTTGGTGCGATGAAAATTACTTCTGTTGTTGGCGATGCAAGTATGATGATTACAGGAAAACTTACGGAAATTATAGATGGAGATGTACACAGTGAGACAAAGAAAGAGAGAAATGAAGTAAGTGAAGGTAAGATCATAACACAAAGTACGGGTACTAACGAACAGCATTCTGATAAAACGGTAAAGAATAACAGCTCAGAGAAGGGTAATAATTTTTAA
- a CDS encoding TolB family protein, with protein MENRSKYCMGILSIMMFISVPVKSQKIIFKDHSELFMPFLVSTPNADVKMSFSPDNKKMLWGGIGWIKGKEDMDIWQSSYVDGHWTTPKPATFNSDFNDFDPFFSPDGKGVYFFSNRPEGFGGDDIYFASYNATTDAFDPPVNMGDKINTSGNEWAPVTDAKAKNLFFSSNGHSGFGGQDLFTVELPLRNSSKVVNLGSKVNGPEDDFDAVLLPDNHTLIFTSLVGKNKKAALFVSYKNKNSFGVPTPLPSQINAEEFWTFGPSVNFNEAGYLYFSSHLPESPGRTDIYRIGYKFDQKK; from the coding sequence ATGGAAAATAGATCAAAATATTGCATGGGTATTTTAAGCATAATGATGTTTATTTCAGTACCTGTAAAAAGCCAAAAAATTATCTTCAAAGATCATTCTGAATTATTTATGCCTTTTTTGGTATCAACACCTAATGCTGACGTAAAGATGTCCTTTAGCCCCGATAATAAAAAAATGCTTTGGGGAGGAATTGGTTGGATTAAAGGAAAAGAGGATATGGATATTTGGCAGTCAAGTTATGTAGACGGACACTGGACAACTCCCAAACCAGCAACATTCAACAGTGATTTTAATGATTTTGATCCTTTCTTCTCGCCAGATGGAAAGGGAGTATATTTTTTTTCAAATCGCCCAGAGGGTTTTGGTGGCGATGATATTTATTTTGCAAGTTACAATGCAACTACAGATGCTTTTGATCCACCAGTAAATATGGGGGATAAAATTAATACCTCCGGCAATGAATGGGCTCCTGTAACAGATGCTAAAGCTAAGAATCTCTTTTTTTCTTCTAATGGACACAGCGGTTTTGGTGGTCAGGATCTTTTCACGGTTGAATTGCCATTAAGAAATTCTTCAAAAGTGGTCAATCTGGGATCTAAAGTTAATGGCCCGGAAGATGATTTTGATGCCGTTCTATTGCCAGACAATCATACTTTGATTTTTACTTCACTTGTTGGCAAAAATAAAAAAGCAGCTCTTTTTGTGTCCTATAAAAATAAGAACAGCTTTGGTGTCCCAACACCATTACCTTCTCAAATCAATGCTGAAGAATTCTGGACCTTTGGACCTTCGGTTAATTTTAATGAGGCTGGGTACCTGTATTTCAGTTCTCATCTTCCAGAAAGCCCCGGACGAACTGATATTTACCGGATAGGTTACAAATTTGATCAAAAAAAGTAA
- a CDS encoding nuclear transport factor 2 family protein, with protein sequence MENQQKQLVTEFLTAVKLLDLEKIGSLLDPEVKWSQPGNNDVSGLKNSQQEVFEMVGKMFAITGNTLKLNAFNSISINDNRVACQLHWTAEKVSGEKLDVYNTDIYTVEHDKISRVDIFSADMTQEDNFWKS encoded by the coding sequence ATGGAAAATCAACAAAAACAATTAGTAACAGAATTTTTGACAGCCGTTAAACTACTTGATCTTGAAAAAATTGGTTCTTTATTAGACCCTGAAGTAAAATGGTCCCAGCCTGGAAATAATGATGTTTCAGGATTGAAGAATTCTCAGCAGGAAGTCTTTGAAATGGTAGGAAAGATGTTTGCCATTACAGGTAATACACTAAAATTAAATGCTTTTAATTCCATTAGCATAAATGATAACCGGGTTGCATGCCAGCTACATTGGACAGCAGAAAAAGTTTCCGGAGAAAAACTTGATGTCTACAATACGGATATTTATACGGTTGAGCATGATAAAATCTCAAGAGTAGATATTTTTTCCGCAGATATGACACAGGAGGATAACTTCTGGAAGAGCTAA